CATGACGACGCCCGCGAGTCGCTCGAGGAGCCTGCTGTACGCGGCCAGTCGGCCGGCGCCGGCGACCAGCCCCATCCCCGTCGCGACGGTCAGCGAGACCATCAACATGACGATGCTGCCGACGTAGGTGCCGACGACCAGCGCCGCCGAGACCGGCGGGAGCGAGACCGCCTGTGCGACGACGCCGATAAACAGCGGCGCCACGCAGCCCGCCGCCGCCAGCGCGTAACCCGCGCCGAAGACCGCGAAGCCGAGCACGCTCGAGCGGCGTTTCGGTAAGGTCACCGAGAGCGAGGGAGCCCGGTCGAAGAGGATCAACACCCCGAACGCGATCAGGATCGCGCCGACGATCGGTTCGAAGAGGACGATCCCCGAGAGCCGCGAGTGGCCGACCCAGTAGGCGGCGACCAGGAGGGCGGCGAACGTCCCGAGGACGCCGAGCCCGGCCACGAGACCGCGACCGAGCGCGCCGGACAGGGACGCCTCGTCGCCCTCCGTCTGGCTCACGTAAAAGCCGACGTACCCCGGCAAGAGGGGATACGAACACGGCGAGAAGAACGTCGCGATCCCCGCGGTCAGCGCGAAGGCGATCGGCGTGAGCAGCGACGCGTCGGAGATCATGCCGATTCGACGTCGCTTTCCGCGATTGCCCGTTCGATCCCGTCGACGAGTTCGTCGGCGCTCTTGATCCCCGTACCGGACCACTGCACGACGCCCCCGTCGTCGAGGGCGACGGCCCGGGGCACGCCGCCGGGGTATTCCGAGGTGAGTTCGGCCGAGGGATCGACCCCCACCGTCCAGCTCCCGCCGTGCTCGTCCCACCAGTCGGCCAGTTCCGCCTCGGGGATCGACTCGTTGGTGACCGAACAGAACAGGACCTCGTCGCCGAACTGCGCGGCGGCCTCGCCGAGCGCCGGCATCTGTTCGATACAGGGCCCACACCAGGTGCCGAAGAAATCGACGAACGTCACGCGACCCAGGTCGGGGATCGAAATCGTTCCGGCGTCGCTTCCGGGCGCGTCGATCGTCTCGATCTCGATCGGTTCGCGCGAGTCGTCCTCGTTCTCGTCGAGGAGGCGATCGACCGACGGGAGCCCGTACACCGCCGCGGCGCCGCCACCGACGACTACGCCCGCGCTACCCAGTCCAGCGAGGAGTTCTCGCCGGCGCATCCTCACTCCACCCCGACGACCGTGCCGACGTCCTCGAGGAGCTGGTCTTTGGTCACGGCCATCTCGGACTGGACGGCTTTCGGATAGGCGCGCTCGACGTAGCCGTCCTCGTTGACGAGCGTGATCCGTTTGCTGTGGACGATTTCGGTGTGACCGGCGTGGGCGCCGTCGCCGTGACTCTCGTTGCCGTCGTGGCTCTCGTTGCCGCCGTGGTTCCCGTCGTCGTGACTCTCGTTGCCGTCGTGACCGTCGTCCTCGGCGCTTTCGTCGCCGTCGTTCGCCTCGTCGGCGGTCGTGATCGGCATGCCGAACTTCTCTTCCATGATCTGTTTTGCCTCCTCGTTGGTTTCGGGCCGGAGGAAGTGGAAGTTGTCGGCCTCGTAGTCGAGGTGCTGTCCCTCGGCGTGGTCCTTCAACGCCTCGGCGGTGTCGTTTTTCGGATCGAACGTGAACGCGAGCAGGGCGATATCGTCCGCGTAGTCGCGCTCGGCGGCGTCTTCCTGGACCCACTGCAGCCGCGTCAACAGCGCCGGACAGACGCCGTCCGGACACGAGGTGTAGAAGTACGTCAGCAGGAAGGACCGTTCGCCGACGAAGTCCTCGAGCGAGACGGTCGTTCCGGCGACCGGGTCGGGAATCGAAAACGACGGGAACTCGTCGCCGTGGCTCGGATAGCTGGGATCGGACGGATGATCGTCGGCCGGTTGGAGGGCCGTGTTGCTATCTCCGAGACCCAAACTGTTGAGACAGCCGGCGATACCCGCGAAACCTGCGACTCCGAGTGACCCGAGATACGTCCGCCGTTCCATACGAGAGACGTAGCAGCGCGCGATCAAAGGTTCGTTGGTTCACTCACCGAATACGGCGCGCAACGACACGGATCGGCACGGATCAACGCGGCACGCCGGCGGCGGCTCGACCGACGCCGACGGGCTGATCGACAGCGGTGGACGTCAGTGACGAACCGACCACTACGCGCGTATGAAAAGTACTATCGAAGAACCTCGAGTCCGCGATTCGAGGGGTGAACCAACAGGGGTTTTGCGGCTGCCGCTCCAAGACGCGGACGATGAACCGTCGGGCCTTTCTCCGTGGTACGGCCGTCGCCGGTACCGCCGCGGTCGCCGGCTGTCTCGAGCGCCTGGGTTTCGAAGAGGAGTCGGCGTGGGACAACCCGCCGCTCGTGGAGGATCGCCCCGACGCGGTCTACCTGCCCTCCAGCAAGGAGGAGATGGGCCACTACGGTCGCGCGAGCGACGGCGAGTACGCCGTCGAACTCTCCTATACGATTCCCCACCGGTTCTGGACCGTCTCCGGCGACACTCAGCGGATCGACGTGGACACCGACGACAGCATGCACCTCATGCTGACCGTCTGGGACGAGGAGACGGACACCATCCTTCCGGTGAATACCGACCTCGAGCTCCGGCGCGACGACGGCTCGGTCGTCGAACGGCTGACGCCGTGGTCGATGCTCTCCCAACGGATGGGGACCCACTACGGCGACAACGTCACGCTACCCGAGGAAGGAACCTACACCGCCCGCGTGCGGGTCGGTCCGGTCACGACCGAGCGGACCGGCGCGTTCGAGGGTCGGTTCGAGGAGACGAGCACGCTCGAGGTCGAGTTCGAGTTCGAGCGCTCGGACATTCACGACCTCGAGTTCAATATGGTCGACGAGGAGCGGCGGGGCGCCCGCGAGGCCCACGAACTGATGGATCCCAGCGGACACGACCACGGCGGCCACGACGAGCACGGCCCCGGGCACGCCCCGACCTCCGACGGGCCGCCAGTTTCGGACCTACCCGGCGAACGGCTCGGGACCGAACGCAGCGCGGACGCGAAGATCACCGCGATCCGGGCGAGCGACGATCGGGTGGCCGGCGACGGCGACTATCTCGTCGTCTGCCCCCGAACGCCGTACAACGACGTGAGCCTCCCGTCCGCGACGCTGAGCGCTACGGTCGAGCGCGACGGAACGACCGTCCTCGAGGGCGAGTCGCTCGCGGAGACGATCGATCCCGAGTTCGGCCACCACTACGGCCTGGATCTCGAGCGCCTCGAGAGCGGCGACGAACTCACCGTCGCCGTCGACCGTCCGCCACAGGTAGCGCGCCACGACGGCTACGAAACCGCGTTTTTCGACTTCGACGACGTGCAGTATACCGTCTCCTAACGCGATCAGTGGACGGAACGACTGCGGCCCGTTCCGAACTGTTCAGTTCGTGTAAATTCGATACTACAGTAGTGAAACGATTGAAATCTGATGCTGAGCGAACGTACGGTTGGTATAACTATGCGGAATTCTCCCCAATCTCGGATGCATGTCCCAGTCAAACCGCTCAGAGATGCGTATCGGTTGTCCCGAGTGCGAGGCAACGGTCAACGCATCCGTTCCCCCTGGGCCGGGAATCCACGACGATCGCACCGCGAACCGACTGCAAGGTCGGGAGACGGCCTGTCGGAACTGCGGTCACGAACTCGAGCTCTACTACTACTGACCGATAGCGGCGACGTCGATCGACGTCCCCACACCGGTAGTCGTCCCTCTAACTCACACACCACGTTTCCGGTGAAATAACACGCCGCTGAACGGTCGATTCTCGAGGCGGTGCCGCGCCGCGGGCGGCCTCGCAGTGACACACCACGTTTCCGGTGAAGGTGGGACGGCGGAGCGCGAGGACGGTATTGAGGAGATGGATGGACGGAAGATCGTAACACCCCCTCACGGACACACCACGTTTCCGGTGAACGCACTTTCGGTGAATAATCGAGTGGTGAATAATCGAGTAGCAAATCCGGATGTCCGCTCGAGCAGTACGGTCTCGAGCCAGTTCGGATCGATTGGTTAGTTCAAGCACAGGTGGTGCTCGAATTGCGAATTGTGAACAGATATCGTGATAACGGTCGTACTGCCAGCGCGCGCACACCACGTTTCCGGTGAAACGCGATGAGAAGGGGCGGGGGGAAGAAAGGAGAGACACACACCACGTTTCCGGTGAAAGAGGGTTCGAAGGGGGAAAAGAACTGAGCGTTTCAGAGCGAGAGAGAATAGAACGGGTTGCCTAAGATTCGAGGGAAAAGAGACTATTCAGAAGATATTCCTGGCGACTTGTAGATTTGTCTGCACTTACGATAGGATTCAGACAACAGTTGGAAGTTGTTTTCCGGATCCCTAGTGTCACGGTTTCCTTTCCTAGCATATCAATAACTATAATACACTGCACAGTAAAAAGTCCATTGAGTAGAAAACAGATGAAGAAAGTCGACGTTAGTCGACGACAGCTCTTTCACCGGAAATCCTCTCATTGCTTTGTCGCTTCGTGCAGAAGATACCTCTAAAGCGTCGATAGAATCCTCCATACGGTTCCCGTCGGCTTCCTTCTCGGTGCAGTCCTTCTCTGGTCTTCTCTCGAGTCGTGTTGGGACCACCGATCTGACTCGAGCAGCTGTCACGATCGGAAGGCGGCACGAATTCGCGTCTAGCGAGCCTATCGAATACCCTCTACGGCCGGCATACCGGCCGTATTACCGCTGATACGCCGGTATACTGATCGCTCTACGCTGCTCCTCTCCGTCGCAAGTTCGACACCACACCGAGTTTCCGATGAATCTCAACCCCCGTTTCAACTGGAACCCCCTCCCCCGATTTTCCCCGTTCACCGGAAACGTGGTGTGTGTGTCTTCGCCCGCCGATTCCGCTACCCTAACTACTATATAATCGCTTGAAACGCTCTCTTTCGCCCGTAATTTACCGTTGTGAGCGACGAACCCACCTCGAGTCCAAACAATAAAGACGTTTCACCGGAAACGTGGTGTCTACGATCATGTCGAGTTCCGGCGACGACCTGTTTACCCGTGACGACCCCATCTTCGAGAACAAGGAGCTGCTCGAGATCAACCACCTCCCGGAGGAGGGGCGGATCGTCGGCCGGGACGACGAGATCGCCGATCTCGCCAACGCAGTCAACCCGGCGATCTTCGGGCAGAGTCCGAGCAACCTGCTCATCTACGGGAAGACGGGTACCGGCAAATCCCTCTGTGCGAAACACATCTCCGAACGGCTGGTCCGCGTCGCGA
This window of the Haloterrigena gelatinilytica genome carries:
- a CDS encoding cytochrome c biogenesis CcdA family protein, which gives rise to MISDASLLTPIAFALTAGIATFFSPCSYPLLPGYVGFYVSQTEGDEASLSGALGRGLVAGLGVLGTFAALLVAAYWVGHSRLSGIVLFEPIVGAILIAFGVLILFDRAPSLSVTLPKRRSSVLGFAVFGAGYALAAAGCVAPLFIGVVAQAVSLPPVSAALVVGTYVGSIVMLMVSLTVATGMGLVAGAGRLAAYSRLLERLAGVVMIVAGLGQLYLAVVVLDVISVPTVPW
- a CDS encoding TlpA family protein disulfide reductase, producing the protein MRRRELLAGLGSAGVVVGGGAAAVYGLPSVDRLLDENEDDSREPIEIETIDAPGSDAGTISIPDLGRVTFVDFFGTWCGPCIEQMPALGEAAAQFGDEVLFCSVTNESIPEAELADWWDEHGGSWTVGVDPSAELTSEYPGGVPRAVALDDGGVVQWSGTGIKSADELVDGIERAIAESDVESA
- a CDS encoding SCO family protein, encoding MERRTYLGSLGVAGFAGIAGCLNSLGLGDSNTALQPADDHPSDPSYPSHGDEFPSFSIPDPVAGTTVSLEDFVGERSFLLTYFYTSCPDGVCPALLTRLQWVQEDAAERDYADDIALLAFTFDPKNDTAEALKDHAEGQHLDYEADNFHFLRPETNEEAKQIMEEKFGMPITTADEANDGDESAEDDGHDGNESHDDGNHGGNESHDGNESHGDGAHAGHTEIVHSKRITLVNEDGYVERAYPKAVQSEMAVTKDQLLEDVGTVVGVE
- a CDS encoding DUF7350 domain-containing protein; the protein is MNRRAFLRGTAVAGTAAVAGCLERLGFEEESAWDNPPLVEDRPDAVYLPSSKEEMGHYGRASDGEYAVELSYTIPHRFWTVSGDTQRIDVDTDDSMHLMLTVWDEETDTILPVNTDLELRRDDGSVVERLTPWSMLSQRMGTHYGDNVTLPEEGTYTARVRVGPVTTERTGAFEGRFEETSTLEVEFEFERSDIHDLEFNMVDEERRGAREAHELMDPSGHDHGGHDEHGPGHAPTSDGPPVSDLPGERLGTERSADAKITAIRASDDRVAGDGDYLVVCPRTPYNDVSLPSATLSATVERDGTTVLEGESLAETIDPEFGHHYGLDLERLESGDELTVAVDRPPQVARHDGYETAFFDFDDVQYTVS